Proteins from a genomic interval of Erwinia sp. SLM-02:
- the iolD gene encoding 3D-(3,5/4)-trihydroxycyclohexane-1,2-dione acylhydrolase (decyclizing) encodes MSTYRCTTAQAVVRYLSNQFIHVDGEDVPLFPGVFGIFGHGNVTCIGEALESVQDVLPTWRGQNEQSMAFAAVGFAKARLRQQIMVVTASIGPGTTNLLTAAGVAHVSRLPMLMICGDAFARRVPDPVMQQVEHFSDPSQTVNDAFKAVTRYWDRITWPEQILSSLPQAVATMLDPADCGPAFIGLCQDVQEMAFDYPEAFFARRVHTIPRPRPDRDLLEQAAELLASARHPIIIAGGGVRYSRAEAELEAFARQRGIPVVETIAGKGTLTHDHPLHIGPVGILGSTSANALAAKADVIIAIGTRLMDFVTGSWTVFSPEARFIAINAARFDAHKHFSLPLVADAREGIRELNAALGSYAVDASWLDSGKTAFAAWNQLIDQRQQRTVTTGVPTYAQVVGVVNERAAAEDYVISAAGGLPGELVKGWKVKNPGTFDCEFGFSCMGYEISAGWGTAMIDADRDVFVLIGDGTYMMMNSDIYSSVLSGHKLILLVCDNGGYAVINRLQNAKGGASFNNLLKDCRVTEPFHVDFVANAQSMGALARKVSSLDELAAAVDWAKGNDRTTVICIDTHPHEWTPGDAWWDVGVPEVSQRESVNQARTEQVEGRKKQRLGI; translated from the coding sequence ATGTCGACCTATCGTTGCACCACTGCACAGGCGGTGGTCCGTTACCTGAGCAATCAGTTTATCCACGTTGACGGTGAAGACGTGCCGCTTTTCCCCGGTGTGTTCGGCATCTTCGGCCACGGCAACGTCACCTGCATTGGCGAGGCGCTGGAAAGCGTGCAGGACGTGCTGCCGACCTGGCGCGGCCAGAATGAGCAGTCAATGGCCTTCGCAGCCGTGGGTTTCGCCAAAGCGCGTCTGCGCCAGCAGATTATGGTGGTCACCGCCTCGATCGGTCCCGGCACCACTAACCTGCTGACCGCCGCCGGCGTGGCCCATGTCAGCCGTCTGCCGATGCTGATGATCTGCGGCGATGCGTTTGCCCGCCGCGTGCCGGACCCGGTCATGCAGCAGGTGGAGCACTTCAGCGATCCCAGCCAGACGGTCAACGACGCCTTTAAGGCGGTAACCCGCTACTGGGACCGTATCACCTGGCCGGAGCAGATCCTCTCTTCGCTGCCGCAGGCGGTGGCGACGATGCTCGACCCGGCGGACTGTGGCCCGGCCTTTATTGGCCTGTGTCAGGACGTGCAGGAAATGGCCTTTGACTATCCGGAGGCGTTTTTTGCCCGCCGCGTTCACACCATCCCGCGTCCGCGCCCCGATCGAGATCTGCTGGAGCAGGCGGCCGAGCTGCTGGCTTCCGCCCGACATCCAATTATTATTGCCGGGGGCGGCGTGCGCTACTCCAGGGCCGAGGCCGAGCTGGAAGCGTTCGCCCGCCAGCGCGGTATCCCGGTGGTGGAAACCATCGCCGGAAAAGGCACCCTGACCCACGATCATCCACTGCATATCGGGCCGGTAGGCATTCTCGGATCGACCTCCGCCAACGCGCTGGCGGCAAAGGCCGATGTGATTATCGCCATCGGCACCCGGCTGATGGATTTTGTCACCGGTTCCTGGACGGTGTTTTCACCGGAAGCCCGTTTTATTGCCATTAACGCCGCGCGCTTTGATGCCCACAAGCACTTCTCGCTGCCGCTGGTCGCCGATGCCCGCGAGGGGATCCGCGAACTCAACGCCGCGCTCGGCAGTTATGCAGTGGACGCGAGCTGGCTGGACAGCGGCAAAACCGCCTTCGCCGCATGGAATCAACTGATTGACCAGCGCCAGCAACGCACCGTGACCACCGGCGTACCGACCTACGCTCAGGTGGTTGGCGTGGTCAATGAACGCGCCGCTGCCGAAGACTATGTGATCAGCGCGGCGGGCGGCCTGCCGGGTGAGCTGGTTAAAGGCTGGAAGGTGAAAAATCCCGGCACTTTTGACTGTGAGTTCGGCTTCTCCTGCATGGGGTACGAAATCTCTGCGGGCTGGGGCACGGCAATGATCGATGCGGATCGCGACGTGTTCGTGCTGATTGGCGACGGCACTTACATGATGATGAACTCGGATATCTATTCCAGCGTGCTTTCCGGCCACAAGCTGATCCTGCTGGTGTGCGACAACGGCGGCTACGCGGTGATTAACCGCCTGCAGAACGCCAAGGGTGGCGCGTCGTTTAACAATCTGCTGAAGGACTGCCGGGTCACCGAACCGTTCCACGTTGATTTCGTGGCTAACGCGCAGTCGATGGGCGCGCTGGCCCGCAAGGTCAGCAGCCTGGACGAACTGGCCGCCGCCGTGGACTGGGCAAAGGGCAACGACCGCACCACGGTGATCTGTATCGATACGCATCCGCACGAGTGGACGCCGGGTGACGCCTGGTGGGACGTGGGCGTGCCGGAAGTCAGCCAGCGCGAAAGCGTGAATCAGGCGCGGACCGAACAGGTTGAGGGCCGTAAAAAACAGCGTTTGGGTATTTAA
- the iolE gene encoding myo-inosose-2 dehydratase, with the protein MHAKLGIAPIAWSNDDLPQLGGDTPLSVCLAESRLAGFSGVETGGKFPRTAAELQPQLAEYQLQLVSGWYSGTLLDNDLESEIAKATPQMQLFKACGAACLVYGETAGTIQNQQQVPLSQRRRLTEEQIREYGAKLDLFASWCRDFGVPLAFHHHMGTVIEDERDIDLLMAATGPQVGLLFDTGHLVFAGVDPLSVLSKHGKRINHVHTKDVRADVRAGLDWQRDSFLDAVLKGVYTVPGDGSIDFDAVISRLAGIGYQGWFVVEAEQDPALAPPLEYARIGYASLKSSLTKAGYAIDRAAKR; encoded by the coding sequence TTGCACGCAAAACTGGGTATTGCCCCTATCGCCTGGTCCAACGATGACCTGCCGCAGCTCGGCGGCGACACCCCACTCTCCGTCTGCCTGGCGGAGAGCCGGCTGGCCGGTTTTTCCGGCGTGGAAACCGGCGGTAAATTCCCGCGCACCGCCGCTGAACTGCAGCCGCAGCTGGCGGAATATCAGCTTCAACTGGTGTCCGGCTGGTACTCCGGCACCCTGCTGGATAACGATCTGGAGAGTGAGATCGCCAAAGCCACGCCGCAGATGCAGCTGTTTAAGGCGTGCGGTGCGGCCTGCCTGGTCTACGGTGAAACCGCAGGCACCATTCAGAACCAGCAGCAGGTACCGCTGAGCCAGCGCCGCAGGCTGACGGAAGAACAGATCCGCGAGTACGGCGCGAAGCTGGATCTGTTCGCCAGCTGGTGCCGCGATTTCGGCGTGCCGCTGGCCTTCCATCATCATATGGGCACGGTGATTGAGGACGAACGCGACATCGATCTGCTGATGGCGGCCACCGGTCCGCAGGTGGGGCTGCTGTTTGACACCGGGCACCTGGTGTTTGCCGGGGTCGACCCGCTGAGCGTCCTGAGCAAGCACGGTAAACGCATTAACCACGTACATACCAAAGACGTTCGTGCGGACGTGCGCGCCGGGCTGGACTGGCAGCGCGACTCGTTTCTCGATGCAGTGCTGAAAGGCGTTTATACCGTACCTGGCGACGGCAGCATTGACTTTGATGCGGTCATCTCGCGGCTGGCGGGCATTGGCTATCAGGGCTGGTTTGTGGTGGAGGCCGAGCAGGATCCGGCGCTGGCACCACCGCTGGAATATGCGCGGATTGGCTATGCCAGCCTGAAATCCTCGCTGACCAAAGCCGGATACGCTATCGATCGGGCCGCGAAACGCTGA
- a CDS encoding MurR/RpiR family transcriptional regulator, translating to MASRKETDKKDPPPPHKNYEQVVNDITARYSQLSDRFQQVARFITQNPNAVALESINAIAARCGLHPSTLVRFAQHFGYSGFKQMQAVFQTRLATTAPGYNERIVALENDLQKNQQQGNLGFLQDLVVRDIATLQGMLESVAAADLDLSAQLMGRADTIFIAGQLRSEPVAILLRYLLTMLNRKVVLLDMSGGLAPHMAMNMTPRDVLVAVSFRHYAQEVVSIAEIAAQKNVPLIAITDSVLSPLAKDARVLFTIPEEEYSFSRSLAAPVCLVQCIALALAAELHPEEEQPRIATLTERSQSREDGKKSLSK from the coding sequence ATGGCCAGCCGCAAAGAGACAGACAAGAAAGATCCCCCACCGCCGCATAAGAACTATGAGCAGGTGGTGAACGACATTACCGCCCGCTATTCGCAGCTGTCGGATCGTTTTCAGCAGGTGGCGCGTTTTATTACGCAAAACCCTAACGCCGTGGCGCTGGAGTCAATCAATGCGATTGCCGCCCGCTGTGGTCTGCACCCTTCCACGCTGGTGCGCTTTGCCCAGCACTTTGGCTACAGCGGTTTTAAGCAGATGCAGGCGGTGTTTCAGACCCGGCTGGCGACCACCGCCCCGGGTTATAACGAACGCATCGTGGCGCTGGAAAACGACCTGCAGAAGAACCAGCAGCAGGGGAACCTCGGCTTTCTGCAGGATCTGGTGGTGCGGGATATCGCCACCCTGCAGGGCATGCTGGAAAGCGTAGCCGCCGCCGATCTTGACCTGAGCGCTCAACTGATGGGCCGCGCCGACACCATTTTTATCGCCGGGCAGCTGCGCTCCGAGCCGGTGGCCATTTTGCTGCGCTATCTGCTGACGATGCTGAACCGCAAAGTGGTTCTGCTGGATATGTCCGGCGGCCTTGCGCCGCACATGGCGATGAATATGACCCCGCGCGACGTGCTGGTTGCCGTCTCCTTCCGCCATTACGCGCAGGAGGTGGTGAGCATCGCCGAGATTGCCGCGCAGAAAAACGTGCCGCTGATTGCCATTACCGACAGCGTGCTGTCGCCTCTGGCAAAAGATGCGCGGGTGCTGTTTACCATCCCGGAAGAGGAATACAGTTTTTCCCGTTCGCTGGCGGCACCGGTGTGCCTGGTCCAGTGCATTGCGCTGGCGCTGGCCGCCGAGCTGCACCCGGAAGAGGAACAGCCGCGAATTGCCACGCTGACCGAGCGTTCGCAAAGCCGTGAAGACGGGAAAAAAAGCCTCAGTAAATAA
- a CDS encoding NAD-dependent succinate-semialdehyde dehydrogenase: MYNDYGQFINGGWRQGSSGDTIVVTDPGRDERLGEIAAASRQDTLEAIASAEAALPGWQGLDAWQRASTLHRVAAEMELAREQAARTISLESGKPLAQASREWTLAIDQFTWYAEEARRVYGRIVESRVPGGRCEVSHQAVGVVAAFTAWNFPVVLIARKLAPALAAGCTVVLRPSSEVPGSAMVIMTCLQKAGLPAGVVNMVVGPTANTYQPLIESPVVRKVTLTGSTAIGQQMIRDSAATLKRVSMELGGNAPMIVFDDADIEKALDLAVPTKFANCGQVCVTADRFYVHESVAPAFIAGFARRAAAIRVGYGLDEGSEMGPLINLRRLKAIENIVDDARQKGARVVTGGQRLADKPGFYFAPTVLADVPDDALALAEENFGPIAAITTFTDEADVIARVNRSELALSAYAFTRDAARIRRVSQQLQAGMVGINSFALASADVPFGGIKASGMGSEGGSEGIFEYMNVKLTQVVL, from the coding sequence ATGTATAACGACTACGGGCAGTTTATTAACGGCGGCTGGCGTCAGGGCAGCAGTGGCGACACCATCGTGGTTACCGATCCGGGCCGCGACGAGCGGCTTGGCGAAATTGCCGCCGCCTCCCGCCAGGACACGCTGGAAGCGATAGCCAGCGCAGAAGCGGCATTACCGGGTTGGCAGGGGCTGGATGCCTGGCAGCGCGCCAGCACGCTGCACCGCGTGGCGGCGGAAATGGAACTGGCCCGCGAGCAGGCGGCACGCACCATCTCTCTGGAAAGCGGCAAGCCGCTGGCGCAGGCCAGCCGCGAGTGGACGCTGGCCATCGACCAGTTTACCTGGTACGCCGAGGAAGCCCGCCGCGTGTATGGTCGCATCGTCGAAAGCCGCGTACCGGGCGGGCGCTGTGAGGTTTCTCATCAGGCGGTGGGCGTGGTGGCGGCCTTTACCGCGTGGAACTTCCCGGTGGTGCTGATTGCCCGCAAGCTGGCCCCGGCGCTGGCGGCGGGCTGCACCGTGGTACTGCGCCCCTCCAGCGAAGTGCCCGGTTCGGCAATGGTCATCATGACCTGCCTGCAAAAAGCCGGGCTGCCCGCGGGCGTGGTCAACATGGTGGTCGGACCCACGGCGAATACCTATCAGCCGCTGATTGAATCGCCTGTGGTGCGCAAAGTGACGCTCACCGGCTCTACGGCGATTGGTCAGCAGATGATCCGCGATTCGGCCGCCACCCTGAAGCGGGTCAGCATGGAGCTGGGCGGCAACGCGCCGATGATCGTCTTTGACGATGCCGATATCGAAAAAGCGCTGGACCTGGCGGTGCCAACCAAGTTCGCCAACTGCGGTCAGGTGTGCGTCACCGCCGACCGTTTCTATGTCCATGAATCGGTCGCCCCGGCCTTTATTGCAGGATTTGCCCGTCGGGCAGCGGCCATCAGGGTCGGCTACGGGCTGGATGAAGGCAGTGAGATGGGGCCGCTGATTAACCTTCGCCGGCTGAAAGCCATCGAAAATATCGTCGACGACGCGCGGCAAAAGGGCGCGCGCGTGGTGACCGGCGGGCAACGCCTTGCCGATAAGCCGGGCTTTTACTTTGCGCCCACCGTGCTGGCCGATGTGCCGGACGATGCGCTGGCGCTGGCCGAAGAGAATTTTGGCCCGATCGCCGCCATTACCACCTTTACTGACGAAGCCGACGTCATCGCCCGGGTGAACCGCAGCGAACTGGCGCTCTCCGCCTATGCCTTTACCCGCGATGCCGCACGTATTCGCCGCGTCTCGCAGCAGCTGCAAGCGGGCATGGTCGGCATCAACAGCTTTGCCCTGGCCTCGGCCGACGTGCCGTTCGGCGGCATCAAGGCCAGCGGTATGGGCAGCGAAGGCGGTTCGGAAGGTATTTTCGAATATATGAATGTCAAACTGACGCAGGTGGTCCTGTAA